The Lysinibacillus irui sequence GGTCTATCGTCAAATGATTTTAACTTCCAAAAAAAGTTTAGAACTGCTTCAGCGGTTGCATAACCATGAAAATGAACTAGCTCAGCTACCTACACAATTTCACTTAATGATTCAAGAGCGACTTGATTCCTTGCTAACTTACCATGAGCAATTACTCTTAAAATATACAGGGAAACTTAAGCCTGAGCATTCAGAGTGGAGCAAAAGCATTGACTATGTCCAACGCAATGAGCTAATGGAAATTTTCATCAAGCAAATTAACTTTGCTCGCGAAGAGGGCGATACAGAATTTTCTAGCTATCATTTACTTTATATTTTATCGCGCATATTAGATTATGAAGAAAATCTAGAGCATCTAGACACGCTTATCGTGTCTTACCAAAGCTACCATGGACATGAAATTAATGTAGAATTTGAAGAAGAGTTCATCTAGTTAGCATTTTAGGGTGGTAGATTATTTTATTCAGCGGGTTTTGAACACCCGCTGAATACCTCGCCCCCTAGAAAAAGAAATCTGTTGTATTTACATACAAAAAATCCCCCAAGTAGTAATCTACTTAGAGGAAGTGAATTAATGCCGCAATGTTAACAGTTGTTGCTCTGCTTGCTGACGCTTAATGGTTTGCTCATCACGTAAATGCTGATAATTTGCAATACCTGAAACAATAATATCCCACATTTCTTCTAGGCTCTGCGTTGTGCTAGATTGTTGAGCCATAGCAGTACTTAATTGAACCGCTTCCTTGCTGGCTCCCCCAAATTGCTTCATACGGTCTTCAAAGGCAGATGCTGATTGACTTTGTAATTGTTGACGTCTTTCATTAACTGCATTCATCAAACCCATTTTAAAAACAGGAATGGTTTTAACAAAAGCCCCATTAATTTGTTCAATCAACTCACTGTTACCATTTCGCAGCATGTCAATTTGAGGGGCAGTTAAAATGGCCACCATACGCGACTTTTCCAACTCGTCTATTTTCTGCTGGAGTAACTCGGCAATAGCTTGCAAACGATTCAGCTCCATTTTTGCTACCTGATTGCCTGCCTCTCCCTGTTTTTCATACATAGGGATTAATGTTGTTTGTACTTCATGTAATTTCATATCTGTTGCTACGATATATTTTTCCAGCTCTAGATAGTACGTTAAATCTTCATTATATAATCGTGCAAGTATTCGATTATCCTTAGCTAATTCTTCTTCAATAAGCACAAATTGATAATGAATTTTCTCAATATCTCTACCAAGTACATTGTATTTTTCAAATAGATCGTCATCATTTTTAGGTTTACGTGCAAAGAGCTTTTTAAAAAACCCTCTTTGCTCAGCAAAATCTTTTTTGTCAAATGACAACATTAAAGTTTCAAGCTGCTTAAATAATGTATTTGATTCAAAAGAGGCAGAGCGGGTAACGATATCTAATAGTTGATCAGAGAACTTTGCTAATTTTGTCGCTGGTTCTTTTCCCAATGCCATTAGCTCTATCTGGTTTTTTATATTGATTTGATTGGCAATTTGCTGTATCTCTACATGTTCTCTTAATTGTTCTTTAACGGCTGCTGCTGTTTCAGGTGTTAGCTGTTCCAGCGATAACGAGATATTTGACATTTGTGCTGCCTCCTTCCTACCATCAGAAAAAACGATTAAAGAGCTTTTTGATGATTTTGTCGGGTGCCTTTTTTTGCTGCTTAGGTTCCTCATAGTGCAAGTCAAACAGCATATGTTCTAAACGATGTACATCGTAAGTATCCTCTTGCAAATGCTTTTCTAAGTCTAACTGTCCTGTTGGATTATATAAGATAATATCCATTCCAAAGCGATTTAAAAATGCTAATAATGCAATATCTTCACGCGATAATGCTGGCTGTTGAGGCGCCTGGAATAACACGATTTTGGGTACCTCTTGTGAATAATCAAAGCCTTGCAGTAACCGTAAGATATCTTGAGGAATCATCGATAGTTGTTTAAATATAAATAACTGTAAATCATATAACGTTTCATTTGGCTGTTGTTTTAACATTGGTTGTTCACATGACGTTTTTATTGTGTGGGCAATTGCATGCTGTAGCTCGAATGTTAATTCACCATATTGCCACCAATCGCTTTGCATAATGCGCTCTACAGATAGTTCACCATTCACGAGACAATGCTTATAGTGAAAATGAAAATTGGCCCTGCTCGTAGTTGTAAAAGGGAAGTCCTGTACAAAAACAGTTTGTGGACTTGATAGTAACTGATGCATATAATGCCAATACTCTTCTCGTTTACTCGAAACCCCACTTATTTTTGCAAAGATGACTGGAATGACTACCTCGTTGCCAATTACCTCAAATTGTGGTCGAACCAATGCTTTTTCTTTAGCATAAATAAAAATATCATCATATGTCATCCG is a genomic window containing:
- a CDS encoding toxic anion resistance protein — its product is MSNISLSLEQLTPETAAAVKEQLREHVEIQQIANQINIKNQIELMALGKEPATKLAKFSDQLLDIVTRSASFESNTLFKQLETLMLSFDKKDFAEQRGFFKKLFARKPKNDDDLFEKYNVLGRDIEKIHYQFVLIEEELAKDNRILARLYNEDLTYYLELEKYIVATDMKLHEVQTTLIPMYEKQGEAGNQVAKMELNRLQAIAELLQQKIDELEKSRMVAILTAPQIDMLRNGNSELIEQINGAFVKTIPVFKMGLMNAVNERRQQLQSQSASAFEDRMKQFGGASKEAVQLSTAMAQQSSTTQSLEEMWDIIVSGIANYQHLRDEQTIKRQQAEQQLLTLRH